One part of the Microbulbifer sp. THAF38 genome encodes these proteins:
- a CDS encoding OmpA family protein: MKHWVAILAMGSLVGCSTLDPYTGESKTSNAAKGAGMGAVAGAIVGVATASKKDRKKGALTGALGGAAIGGGIGYYMDRQEMALRQRLEGSGVRVQREGDNIRLIMPGNITFGTNRSDIRTDFYDTLESVTVVLQEFNKTAIRVSGHTDSTGSDVYNQSLSEQRANSVASFFSHNGVSVGRVQAVGYGERYPLASNDSESGRQANRRVELELLPL; this comes from the coding sequence ATGAAACATTGGGTAGCAATTCTCGCTATGGGCTCACTGGTAGGCTGTTCCACTCTGGACCCTTACACCGGCGAGAGTAAAACCAGTAATGCCGCCAAGGGGGCTGGAATGGGCGCTGTAGCTGGCGCTATTGTTGGCGTGGCAACTGCGAGTAAGAAAGACCGCAAGAAGGGGGCTCTTACCGGTGCCCTGGGTGGTGCTGCGATTGGTGGCGGTATTGGTTACTACATGGACCGCCAGGAAATGGCTTTGCGTCAGCGCCTGGAAGGTAGCGGTGTGCGAGTTCAGCGTGAAGGTGACAATATTCGCCTGATCATGCCGGGCAATATCACCTTCGGAACCAATCGCTCAGATATCCGTACCGATTTTTACGACACCCTGGAATCGGTTACTGTGGTTTTACAGGAATTCAACAAGACCGCTATCCGTGTGAGTGGCCATACCGACAGCACGGGTTCCGATGTATATAACCAGTCCCTGAGTGAGCAGCGGGCCAATTCTGTGGCGAGCTTCTTTAGCCACAATGGTGTTTCTGTCGGCCGCGTGCAGGCCGTTGGTTATGGTGAGCGCTACCCGCTGGCCAGCAACGACTCTGAGTCTGGTCGTCAGGCCAACCGTCGGGTTGAGCTGGAATTACTGCCACTGTAA
- a CDS encoding SlyX family protein — translation MTEEVLKLMERIDELESRLAFQEDTISQLNDVITRQDADIRSVVARLRELGDKYSALTFEMQGGGRQADEKPPHY, via the coding sequence ATGACAGAAGAAGTTTTAAAACTCATGGAGCGTATCGATGAGCTGGAGAGCCGCTTGGCTTTTCAAGAGGATACGATCTCCCAATTAAATGACGTTATTACGCGCCAAGATGCGGATATTCGCTCAGTGGTGGCGAGACTGCGTGAACTTGGAGATAAGTACAGTGCTCTCACCTTCGAAATGCAGGGTGGGGGCAGGCAAGCTGACGAAAAGCCACCCCACTATTGA
- a CDS encoding serine hydrolase domain-containing protein: MEIYGFCAPGFEALFEAFGKNFRECGDTGAAFAVRRQGELICSLWAGSADREGEKPFTEETLVNVFSSSKGVLALLAMQQVEAGTLDLDRPVSDYWPEFAQHKKTVTARQLLCHRSGLVAFRERVKDSLIYDWLAACDAVAHTAPWWEPGSEQGYAPFLYGWSLGGLIERVAEKPLLELYREMLAKPLNLDGGFGAVGHLSSRIADVSPLKQPLPELRENAIGRAIKEDRKGPVAMAFSNPVSLMMGTNSPEWRNALIPAANGHFSARDLATVYGDLAGGNPTTLGQKWVDEASQEQSCGRDKVLQAEVSFGCGFIRSSHSADLRFGGKQGFGHPGAGGSVGFADPEQGLGVGYITTRLGQSLFMDRRAVGLVETLYGLL, from the coding sequence ATGGAAATATACGGCTTTTGCGCCCCCGGTTTCGAAGCCCTGTTCGAGGCTTTCGGCAAAAATTTTCGCGAGTGTGGAGACACTGGTGCCGCCTTTGCGGTGCGACGGCAAGGTGAGTTGATCTGCTCCTTGTGGGCGGGCAGTGCCGACCGGGAAGGGGAGAAACCCTTTACGGAAGAAACACTGGTCAATGTGTTTTCGTCCAGCAAGGGGGTTTTAGCACTGCTCGCTATGCAGCAGGTAGAAGCGGGCACGTTGGATTTGGATCGCCCAGTCTCAGATTACTGGCCAGAATTTGCACAGCATAAGAAAACTGTCACCGCGCGCCAACTTCTCTGTCATCGCAGTGGCTTGGTCGCCTTTCGCGAGCGGGTTAAGGACAGTCTTATTTATGATTGGCTGGCGGCCTGCGATGCGGTTGCCCATACAGCCCCGTGGTGGGAACCAGGCAGTGAGCAGGGCTATGCGCCGTTTCTTTACGGTTGGAGCTTGGGCGGCCTGATAGAGCGCGTTGCAGAAAAACCATTATTGGAACTTTATCGGGAAATGCTAGCCAAACCCCTCAATCTCGATGGCGGCTTTGGTGCAGTGGGACATCTTTCGAGCCGCATCGCCGATGTGAGCCCGCTGAAACAACCATTGCCGGAGCTGCGTGAGAATGCCATTGGCCGGGCGATCAAAGAAGATCGCAAAGGCCCGGTCGCTATGGCGTTTAGTAATCCGGTGAGCCTGATGATGGGAACTAACAGCCCCGAGTGGCGCAATGCCTTGATTCCCGCAGCCAATGGTCATTTCAGTGCGCGGGATCTGGCGACGGTTTACGGTGATCTGGCAGGGGGAAATCCAACAACCCTTGGACAAAAATGGGTGGATGAAGCCTCGCAAGAACAGAGTTGTGGGCGGGATAAAGTGCTTCAGGCTGAGGTGAGCTTTGGTTGCGGCTTTATTCGCAGTAGTCACTCCGCAGATCTGCGATTCGGCGGAAAGCAGGGATTTGGCCATCCAGGTGCGGGCGGCAGTGTCGGTTTTGCCGACCCAGAGCAGGGCCTGGGAGTGGGTTACATCACTACACGACTGGGGCAAAGTCTGTTTATGGATCGCCGTGCGGTTGGCCTGGTTGAGACACTGTACGGATTATTGTAA